In Nocardia asteroides, the following proteins share a genomic window:
- a CDS encoding stage II sporulation protein M gives MDTDAYSWARQRSWYRLDQLVRQRKLSGAEADELVGLYRSASQQLARIQGHQADPDVVAGLSALLARARGRVLAARTQPWREVGRFFTRHFPAAVYRAWPWWVGTTALFLTVAAVIAVLVDTSAAARRALGIPEGDTSIITGPGGKFETYYSEHPNDAFAAQVWTHNSLVSAVALFTGVLILPAVYALFMNALNLGITGGLMADAGRLESFFGFILPHGTLELTALFVAGGVGLKLGWTLVDPGHRSRAAAMARQGRITATVALGLVVVLLVCGLLEGFVTPSPLPAPVRIAFGFAAEAAFLFYVFGIGRRVAEEQDAAAALPAALPDPVDRWLTPAAKPLDRV, from the coding sequence ATGGACACCGATGCCTACAGCTGGGCGCGTCAACGGTCGTGGTATCGGCTGGATCAGCTGGTCCGCCAGCGGAAACTGTCGGGCGCCGAGGCCGACGAGCTCGTCGGCCTGTACCGGTCGGCGTCGCAGCAGCTGGCCCGGATCCAGGGTCATCAGGCCGATCCGGATGTCGTCGCCGGTCTCAGCGCGCTGCTCGCGCGGGCGCGCGGGCGGGTGCTGGCGGCCCGGACCCAGCCGTGGCGCGAGGTGGGCCGATTCTTCACCCGGCACTTTCCCGCAGCTGTGTATCGCGCGTGGCCGTGGTGGGTGGGGACAACCGCGTTGTTCCTCACCGTCGCCGCGGTGATCGCGGTGCTTGTGGATACTTCGGCCGCGGCCAGGAGGGCCCTGGGGATACCCGAGGGCGACACCTCGATCATCACCGGACCTGGGGGAAAGTTCGAGACCTACTACTCCGAGCACCCGAACGACGCCTTCGCCGCCCAGGTGTGGACACACAATTCGCTGGTCTCGGCGGTCGCGTTGTTCACCGGTGTGCTGATCCTGCCCGCTGTGTACGCACTGTTCATGAATGCGCTGAATCTGGGGATAACCGGTGGATTGATGGCCGACGCCGGGCGGCTGGAATCGTTCTTCGGTTTCATCCTGCCGCACGGCACCTTGGAGTTGACCGCGCTGTTCGTCGCGGGCGGGGTGGGACTGAAGCTGGGCTGGACGCTGGTCGACCCCGGCCACCGCAGCCGGGCCGCGGCGATGGCGCGGCAGGGCCGGATCACCGCGACGGTGGCGCTGGGCCTGGTGGTGGTGCTGCTGGTGTGTGGTCTGCTGGAGGGCTTCGTGACGCCGAGCCCGCTGCCCGCGCCGGTGCGGATCGCGTTCGGTTTCGCGGCCGAGGCGGCCTTCCTGTTCTACGTCTTCGGAATCGGCCGCCGGGTGGCCGAGGAACAGGACGCGGCGGCGGCCCTGCCCGCGGCGCTGCCCGATCCCGTGGACCGGTGGCTGACACCCGCGGCGAAACCGCTGGACCGGGTCTGA
- a CDS encoding DUF3662 and FHA domain-containing protein, translated as MGIVSRFERRLQGAVGDVFARVFGGSVVPQEVEAALQREAADQVQDLGSGHKLAPNSYVITINESDHGKLDADHDLTTKAFAKHLQDYIREQGWQTYGEVHVAFEASPTLHTGMFRASGRVDPDAGRGTAPPRPGPPQRPAHPQPGAGPMTHNSGYEPSREPAESDPRNRGYAPPPAGRGAAPGGAYPDEYGQQGGYGQQGYGDQAYGQQGGEYQNGYDQQGGYGQQGGYGQQGYADQAGYDQQGGYGQQAYSQQGGGYGGQQGYADPGYDQQGGYGQQGGYGDQQGYGQQGGYGQQGYAEPGYDQQGGYGQQGGYGDQQGYGQQGGGYGQQGYADPGYGQEEQGGYGQQGGYGAQQPGYGQPAGGGYGAAQQSSYSATLQLDDGSGRTYQLREGSNIIGRGQDAHFRLPDTGVSRRHIEVRWDGQTAMLSDLGSTNGTLVNGSPVQDWQLADGDVIRAGHSEILIRIV; from the coding sequence ATGGGCATCGTGTCGAGATTCGAGCGACGCTTACAGGGCGCTGTCGGTGACGTGTTCGCGCGAGTGTTCGGCGGCAGTGTCGTCCCCCAGGAGGTCGAGGCCGCTCTGCAGCGCGAAGCCGCTGATCAGGTGCAAGATCTGGGTAGTGGGCACAAGCTCGCGCCGAACAGTTACGTGATCACGATCAACGAATCCGATCACGGAAAACTCGACGCCGATCACGACCTCACGACCAAGGCGTTCGCCAAACATCTGCAGGATTACATCCGCGAGCAGGGCTGGCAGACCTACGGCGAAGTACACGTGGCGTTCGAGGCATCACCTACGCTGCACACCGGAATGTTCAGAGCGAGCGGCCGCGTCGACCCCGACGCCGGTCGCGGGACCGCCCCACCTCGCCCAGGACCGCCACAACGACCCGCACACCCGCAACCAGGAGCTGGCCCCATGACGCACAACTCAGGCTACGAGCCGAGCCGAGAGCCCGCGGAGTCCGATCCACGCAACCGCGGGTACGCTCCGCCGCCCGCCGGCCGTGGTGCGGCCCCCGGCGGTGCCTACCCGGACGAGTACGGCCAGCAGGGTGGCTACGGCCAGCAAGGCTATGGCGACCAGGCGTACGGCCAGCAGGGCGGCGAGTACCAGAACGGGTACGACCAGCAGGGCGGATACGGCCAGCAGGGTGGTTACGGCCAGCAGGGCTACGCCGATCAGGCCGGTTACGACCAGCAGGGTGGCTACGGTCAGCAGGCGTACAGCCAGCAGGGCGGCGGCTACGGCGGTCAGCAGGGCTACGCCGACCCCGGTTACGACCAGCAGGGCGGTTACGGCCAGCAGGGTGGCTACGGCGACCAGCAGGGCTACGGCCAGCAGGGTGGCTACGGCCAGCAGGGCTACGCCGAACCCGGCTATGACCAGCAGGGCGGTTACGGCCAGCAGGGTGGCTACGGCGACCAGCAGGGCTACGGCCAGCAGGGCGGTGGCTACGGCCAGCAGGGCTACGCCGATCCGGGCTACGGCCAGGAGGAGCAGGGCGGCTACGGCCAGCAGGGCGGCTACGGCGCTCAGCAGCCGGGTTACGGCCAGCCCGCGGGCGGCGGTTACGGCGCGGCGCAGCAGTCGAGCTACTCGGCCACGCTGCAGCTCGACGACGGCAGCGGCCGCACCTACCAGCTCCGCGAGGGCAGCAACATCATCGGCCGCGGCCAGGACGCGCACTTCCGGCTGCCCGACACCGGTGTGTCGCGCCGCCACATCGAGGTGCGCTGGGACGGCCAGACCGCGATGCTCTCCGACCTGGGCTCCACCAACGGAACCCTGGTCAACGGCTCGCCGGTGCAGGATTGGCAGCTCGCCGACGGCGACGTCATCCGGGCCGGACATTCCGAGATCCTGATCCGGATCGTCTGA
- a CDS encoding alpha/beta hydrolase — translation METLRVSTRYGEIAVHLGGRSPQDAPGLLLLHANPGDHRDYDEIVPALAGDWAIAAVDWPGYGASTVADPELITIDALADVAVLVAQELSHRGFGALTVLGNSAGGYAAVRLAQRAPDLVHGLVLVQPAGFAPRNPFTRAYFRFVASAAVARRSVVPNARLYLGPLHRGGVRAIFERTRAVPGDPVRLAVYRSLWRSFDSPRFDLTADGKLIPGVPVQVVWGRRDPTNPWFANRAAVARSLPQAEVAVLSTRHEPFAEAPELFLDAVREFLGACAGMRP, via the coding sequence ATGGAGACACTGCGCGTTTCGACCAGGTACGGCGAGATCGCCGTCCATCTCGGCGGCCGCTCACCGCAGGACGCGCCGGGACTGCTCCTGCTGCACGCGAATCCGGGCGACCACCGCGACTACGACGAGATCGTGCCCGCGCTGGCGGGCGACTGGGCGATCGCCGCAGTCGACTGGCCCGGATACGGCGCGTCGACCGTCGCCGATCCGGAGCTCATCACGATCGACGCGCTCGCCGACGTGGCGGTACTGGTCGCGCAGGAGTTGTCGCACCGGGGTTTCGGCGCGCTGACCGTGCTCGGCAACAGCGCGGGCGGCTATGCCGCGGTGCGGCTGGCACAGCGGGCACCGGACCTGGTGCACGGTCTGGTGCTGGTGCAGCCGGCGGGCTTCGCGCCCCGAAACCCGTTCACCAGGGCTTACTTTCGCTTCGTCGCGAGTGCGGCGGTCGCACGGCGCTCTGTGGTGCCGAACGCGCGGCTGTATCTGGGACCACTGCACCGCGGCGGGGTGCGCGCCATCTTCGAGCGGACGCGGGCGGTGCCCGGCGATCCGGTGCGCCTCGCCGTCTACCGGAGCCTGTGGCGCAGCTTCGACAGTCCCCGCTTCGACCTCACCGCCGACGGGAAGCTGATTCCCGGTGTCCCGGTTCAGGTGGTGTGGGGGCGCCGCGATCCGACCAACCCGTGGTTCGCCAACCGCGCGGCCGTCGCCCGGTCGCTGCCGCAGGCCGAGGTGGCCGTGCTGTCCACCCGGCACGAACCGTTCGCCGAGGCACCCGAACTGTTCCTCGACGCGGTGCGCGAATTCCTCGGCGCCTGTGCTGGAATGCGACCATGA
- a CDS encoding protein phosphatase 2C domain-containing protein has product MTLVLRYTARSDRGLVRGNNEDSVYAGARLLALADGMGGHAAGEVASQLMIAALAHLDDDEPGQDILGKLDRATRSGNAAIADHVEAEPELDGMGTTLTAILFAGGKLGMVHIGDSRAYLLRDGELAQITRDDTFVQSLVDEGRITPEQAHTHPQRSLIMRALTGNEIEPTLIMREARAGDRYLLCSDGLSDVVSDETIGNTMREGNTDECADRLIELALRSGGPDNVTVVVADVIDLDYGQSHPIVAGAASTEEEEDTPPPNTAAGRAAAMRPPRAQPRRAAAAPPPPEPKSHRLRWLLLSVALIAAVAVGLVVGYKMIRSNYYVGADNDQVVVMRGLPGSILGYSIHDVELTGCVNSKGELTLVEAGKSAPSGCKKLMVSDLKQTGRDQVQKGLPPDSLDKARDSMKVLAQKELLPPCPKKESVPQPGVLPTEQPPVIPGGAPTPGPDQPATPTTTPTPAPPTTTTTTTPQISGENCRVTD; this is encoded by the coding sequence GTGACACTTGTTCTGCGCTATACGGCGCGAAGCGACCGCGGACTCGTCCGGGGCAACAACGAGGATTCGGTCTACGCGGGCGCACGCCTGCTGGCCCTCGCCGACGGTATGGGCGGCCACGCCGCCGGAGAAGTCGCCTCCCAGTTGATGATCGCCGCGCTGGCGCATCTGGACGACGACGAGCCGGGCCAGGACATCCTCGGCAAGCTCGACCGGGCGACCCGCTCCGGCAACGCCGCGATCGCCGATCACGTCGAGGCCGAACCCGAACTCGACGGCATGGGCACCACTCTCACCGCCATCCTGTTCGCCGGCGGCAAGCTCGGCATGGTGCACATCGGCGACTCTCGCGCCTATCTGCTGCGCGACGGCGAGCTCGCCCAGATCACCCGCGACGACACGTTCGTGCAGTCGCTGGTCGACGAGGGCCGGATCACGCCGGAGCAGGCGCACACCCATCCGCAGCGTTCGCTGATCATGCGTGCCCTCACCGGCAACGAGATCGAGCCGACGCTGATCATGCGCGAGGCCCGCGCCGGTGACCGCTATCTGCTGTGCTCCGACGGTCTTTCGGACGTGGTGAGCGACGAGACCATCGGCAACACCATGCGCGAGGGCAACACCGACGAGTGCGCCGACCGGCTCATCGAGCTGGCGCTGCGCAGCGGTGGACCCGACAACGTCACCGTGGTCGTCGCCGACGTCATCGATCTCGACTACGGCCAGAGCCATCCCATCGTCGCCGGCGCCGCCTCCACCGAGGAGGAGGAAGACACCCCGCCGCCGAACACCGCGGCGGGCCGCGCCGCCGCGATGCGCCCGCCGCGCGCGCAGCCGCGTCGGGCCGCCGCCGCGCCGCCGCCGCCGGAACCCAAGTCGCACCGGCTGCGCTGGCTGCTGCTCTCGGTGGCGCTGATCGCGGCCGTCGCGGTGGGACTCGTGGTCGGCTACAAGATGATTCGCAGCAACTACTACGTGGGCGCCGACAACGATCAGGTGGTCGTGATGCGCGGCCTGCCCGGGTCGATCCTCGGCTACTCCATCCACGATGTGGAGCTCACCGGCTGCGTCAACAGCAAGGGCGAGCTGACCCTCGTCGAGGCGGGCAAGTCCGCGCCGAGCGGCTGCAAGAAGCTGATGGTCAGCGATCTCAAGCAGACCGGCCGTGATCAGGTCCAGAAGGGCCTGCCGCCGGACTCGCTGGACAAGGCGCGCGACAGCATGAAGGTGCTGGCGCAGAAGGAACTGCTGCCGCCCTGCCCGAAGAAGGAATCGGTGCCGCAGCCCGGCGTGCTGCCCACCGAGCAGCCGCCGGTCATCCCCGGTGGCGCGCCGACGCCCGGTCCGGATCAGCCCGCCACGCCGACCACCACCCCGACACCCGCTCCGCCGAC
- a CDS encoding NHL repeat-containing protein has translation MSPIHRRTATHFAAVALAIACGTGPAAAAPVTGPLAANPHLGPLGTATMHGDAGSSDVTPLAGPAANAAVTVYPLGAACPTLLEGSDGLVVGLCTAIAGRTPTVYLLDPAAPGPLTGALASLPLAKGSLLGGVYAYLDNADQLVVVDGDRRLLRVGHHRDADGRWTLTATEQADLSASIPQGDNVTGLVPDWSGNVWFATGNGTVGFVDAAGVPSTRALPAGEQVANSISSAPNGGVAVASTHALYELAARDGEAELRWRAPYDRGAARKPGQLSWGTGSTPTYFGPVTGDEYVTIVDNADGRVNLLVLRSGSGELVCSVPVLSTAGAGSENSPIAVGGSIFVASTYGYPYPAVPEGAGPAVPASAPFAGGLTRVDLTGDGCAVVWDSPVRSAAVPRLSLADGGIHTLRRVGPDATTPLDGYEYVVIDPATGAVRAARPLPGTVAQDPLQMAALITHGGALLQGTVTGVVRIG, from the coding sequence GTGAGCCCTATCCACCGTCGCACCGCCACCCACTTCGCCGCCGTCGCCCTCGCGATCGCCTGCGGCACAGGTCCGGCGGCCGCGGCGCCGGTGACCGGACCGCTCGCGGCCAATCCGCATCTGGGCCCGCTCGGGACGGCGACCATGCACGGCGACGCGGGCTCCTCCGACGTCACCCCGCTCGCCGGACCGGCCGCGAACGCCGCGGTGACCGTCTATCCGCTCGGCGCCGCCTGCCCGACCCTGCTCGAGGGCTCCGACGGGCTGGTGGTGGGGCTGTGCACCGCCATCGCCGGGCGGACGCCGACCGTCTACCTGCTCGATCCGGCCGCGCCGGGCCCGCTGACCGGCGCGCTGGCCTCGCTGCCGCTGGCCAAGGGCAGCCTGCTCGGCGGCGTGTACGCCTATCTCGACAACGCGGACCAGCTGGTGGTCGTCGACGGCGATCGCCGCCTGCTGCGCGTCGGGCACCACCGCGACGCCGACGGCCGGTGGACGCTGACAGCCACGGAGCAGGCCGATCTGTCGGCGTCGATTCCGCAGGGCGACAACGTGACCGGGCTCGTCCCGGACTGGTCGGGCAACGTGTGGTTCGCGACGGGCAACGGCACGGTCGGGTTCGTCGACGCGGCCGGTGTGCCGTCGACGCGCGCGCTGCCCGCGGGCGAGCAGGTCGCCAACAGCATCTCCTCGGCGCCGAACGGCGGTGTGGCCGTGGCGAGTACGCACGCGCTCTACGAGCTGGCGGCCCGGGACGGCGAGGCCGAACTGCGCTGGCGGGCGCCCTACGATCGGGGCGCCGCGCGCAAGCCGGGCCAGCTCAGCTGGGGGACGGGGTCGACGCCCACCTACTTCGGCCCGGTGACCGGCGACGAATACGTGACCATCGTCGACAACGCCGACGGCCGGGTGAACCTGCTGGTGCTGCGATCCGGGTCGGGCGAGCTGGTCTGCTCGGTGCCGGTGCTCTCCACGGCGGGAGCGGGCAGCGAGAATTCCCCGATCGCGGTGGGCGGTTCGATCTTCGTGGCGAGCACCTACGGCTATCCCTATCCCGCGGTGCCCGAGGGCGCCGGTCCGGCCGTGCCCGCGAGCGCGCCCTTCGCCGGCGGGCTGACCAGGGTCGACCTCACCGGCGACGGCTGTGCCGTGGTGTGGGACAGCCCGGTGCGCAGCGCCGCGGTACCCCGGCTCTCGCTCGCCGACGGCGGCATCCACACCCTGCGCCGGGTGGGTCCCGACGCGACCACCCCGCTGGACGGCTACGAGTACGTGGTGATCGACCCGGCGACCGGCGCCGTCCGCGCCGCGCGACCGCTGCCGGGGACCGTCGCGCAGGATCCGTTGCAGATGGCGGCGCTCATCACGCACGGTGGCGCGCTGCTACAGGGGACGGTCACCGGGGTCGTCCGGATCGGCTGA
- a CDS encoding methyltransferase domain-containing protein, which produces MTTMPGVKDRLLTTIATQLGNPHGTLGKGVAFFLNRGNRRAIAAAVDATGVAAGATVADIGFGGGVGLGLFLDRVGADGVVHGVEPSPDMLARARSGFAGQVAAGRLVLDAGSLTALPSADASLDAAITVNTIYFLDDLPAACAELARVLRPGGTAVVGIGDPDAMAKMPFTPYGFTLRPVAEVIAALASAGFTVEQRTLPNPPLPHHLLIARKS; this is translated from the coding sequence ATGACGACCATGCCCGGGGTCAAGGATCGACTGCTCACGACCATCGCCACTCAGCTCGGCAATCCGCACGGAACGCTCGGCAAGGGTGTGGCCTTCTTTCTCAATCGGGGCAACAGGCGCGCCATCGCCGCCGCGGTCGACGCCACCGGGGTCGCCGCAGGTGCCACGGTGGCCGATATCGGGTTCGGCGGCGGCGTCGGGCTCGGCCTGTTCCTCGACCGCGTCGGCGCCGACGGCGTGGTGCACGGCGTCGAACCGTCGCCGGACATGCTGGCGCGGGCGCGGTCCGGTTTCGCGGGCCAGGTGGCGGCGGGCAGGCTCGTCCTCGACGCGGGCTCGCTCACCGCGCTGCCGTCGGCCGACGCGAGCCTGGACGCGGCGATCACCGTCAACACCATCTACTTCCTGGACGATCTGCCCGCCGCCTGCGCCGAACTCGCGCGGGTACTGCGGCCGGGCGGCACCGCCGTGGTCGGGATCGGCGATCCCGACGCGATGGCCAAGATGCCCTTCACCCCTTATGGATTCACGCTGCGCCCGGTGGCCGAGGTGATCGCGGCGCTGGCCTCCGCCGGGTTCACGGTCGAGCAGCGGACGCTGCCGAATCCGCCGCTTCCGCATCACCTGCTGATCGCCCGCAAGTCCTGA
- a CDS encoding TetR/AcrR family transcriptional regulator, with translation MRSAEPGRRALLAAGRALLSTEDLTKLSVNAIAAEAKMAKGSFYQHWPSREAYFVALHRAFHDDLDAKVTAAIAGLDPGPDRLAAGITAYLDGCLADPATKGLLVQARTDAGLGPEVAARNATAAALITADLTAIGWQDPTPIATLLVAAIAETALHELTTTSPHPPLREALLRLATR, from the coding sequence ATGAGATCCGCCGAGCCAGGTCGGCGTGCCCTGCTGGCGGCGGGCCGCGCGCTGCTGTCCACCGAGGACCTGACCAAACTGTCGGTCAACGCCATCGCCGCCGAGGCGAAGATGGCCAAAGGCAGTTTCTATCAGCACTGGCCGAGCCGCGAGGCCTACTTCGTCGCCCTGCATCGCGCCTTCCACGACGACCTCGACGCCAAGGTCACCGCCGCGATCGCCGGCCTCGACCCGGGCCCCGACCGCCTCGCCGCCGGCATCACCGCCTACCTCGACGGCTGCCTCGCCGACCCCGCCACCAAGGGCCTGCTCGTCCAGGCCCGCACCGACGCGGGCCTCGGCCCCGAGGTCGCCGCCCGCAACGCCACCGCCGCCGCCCTCATCACCGCCGACCTCACCGCCATCGGCTGGCAGGACCCCACCCCCATCGCCACCCTCCTGGTGGCCGCCATCGCCGAAACAGCCCTCCACGAACTCACCACCACGAGCCCCCACCCACCCCTCCGCGAAGCCCTCCTGCGCCTCGCCACCCGCTGA
- a CDS encoding RDD family protein encodes MAEFTTGEAVALELPIARIPSRAGAFLLDLCIQLALAAVFFYVGMMLLLAADADSAWYDVVGVVALVTVLIGYPVCVETFSRGRSLGKLAFGLRVVRADAGPIDFRHALTRGLAGAIVDFWLLGAFGAVAVISSVCSRDGRRVGDVLAGTVVVHTRQNLPRPALAVAPPWLTGWAAQLDPGSVSDELAAAIRQYLTRLRTLTPAAQHHLGTQLVEAVCVAVQRQAPTGYPPYHVLGAVLARRQQLARG; translated from the coding sequence ATGGCCGAATTCACCACCGGCGAAGCGGTGGCGCTCGAACTCCCGATCGCGCGTATCCCCAGCCGGGCCGGCGCCTTCCTGCTCGATCTGTGCATCCAGCTCGCGCTCGCGGCCGTGTTCTTCTATGTCGGGATGATGCTGCTGCTCGCGGCCGACGCCGATTCGGCCTGGTACGACGTGGTCGGCGTGGTCGCGCTGGTCACCGTGCTGATCGGCTATCCGGTGTGCGTCGAGACCTTCTCGCGCGGGCGCTCACTGGGCAAGCTGGCCTTCGGGCTGCGGGTGGTGCGGGCCGACGCGGGCCCGATCGATTTCCGGCACGCGCTCACCCGCGGACTGGCCGGCGCGATTGTGGATTTCTGGCTGCTCGGCGCGTTCGGTGCGGTCGCGGTGATCAGCTCGGTGTGCTCGCGCGACGGGCGCCGCGTCGGCGACGTACTCGCCGGCACGGTTGTTGTGCACACCCGGCAGAACCTGCCGCGGCCCGCGCTGGCCGTCGCGCCGCCGTGGCTGACCGGCTGGGCCGCCCAGCTCGATCCGGGCTCGGTGTCCGACGAGCTGGCAGCCGCGATCCGCCAGTATTTGACCAGGTTGCGCACCCTCACCCCGGCCGCGCAGCATCACCTCGGCACCCAGCTCGTCGAGGCCGTCTGCGTCGCGGTGCAGCGGCAGGCGCCGACGGGATATCCGCCGTACCACGTCCTCGGCGCGGTGCTGGCACGGCGACAGCAGCTGGCGCGCGGCTGA
- a CDS encoding DUF58 domain-containing protein yields the protein MVVTGRFALLATIAGALVMVLVPSWIGVVGASAALLALGVFDVALTARADTLTLTRDPLTIVRLGRSTVVELAVTNSGTATVRGVLWDAWPDSARADRRAHRLELAPRTRMRVRTELTPTYRGDRVAGAVTLRLLGPLGLAGRQSRVEVPARVRALPPFRSERLLRSKVKRLHHLEGRNVADIRGQGTEFDSFREYVAGDDVRSIDWRATARAADVLVRTWRPERNRHVLMVLDTGRASAGRVGEGTRLDTSIEAALLLGGLAAAAGDTVDLLAYDREVRAEVTGVGGNQLPLKLMHTLAGVTPRLVDTDADGLVRTVVSRVRRRALVVWFTSLDGPTVSEHLLPALPTLLRRHRVLIVSVTDPEIAAAARDRSSAAAVYTAAAAETVLAERALVRETLRRRGVDVVTAAPDQLPEALADEYLELKQSGSL from the coding sequence GTGGTCGTCACAGGCCGGTTCGCGCTGCTCGCCACGATCGCGGGCGCGCTGGTGATGGTCCTCGTGCCGTCGTGGATCGGGGTGGTCGGCGCGAGCGCCGCGCTGCTCGCGCTCGGGGTGTTCGACGTGGCGCTCACCGCGCGCGCCGACACGCTCACCCTCACCCGTGATCCGCTGACCATCGTGCGGCTGGGCCGCTCGACCGTGGTGGAGCTGGCGGTGACCAATTCCGGCACGGCCACCGTGCGCGGCGTGCTGTGGGACGCCTGGCCCGACAGTGCCCGCGCCGACCGCCGCGCGCACCGGCTGGAGCTGGCGCCGCGCACCCGGATGCGGGTGCGTACCGAACTCACCCCGACCTATCGCGGTGACCGGGTGGCCGGCGCGGTGACGCTGCGGCTGCTCGGTCCGCTCGGCCTGGCCGGGCGCCAGTCCCGCGTCGAGGTGCCCGCCCGGGTGCGCGCGCTGCCCCCGTTCCGCAGCGAGCGGCTGCTGCGGTCGAAGGTGAAGCGGCTGCACCACCTCGAGGGCCGCAATGTCGCCGATATTCGCGGTCAGGGCACCGAATTCGACTCGTTCCGCGAGTACGTGGCCGGCGACGACGTCCGCAGCATCGACTGGCGCGCCACCGCCCGCGCGGCCGACGTGCTGGTGCGCACCTGGCGGCCCGAACGCAACCGGCACGTGCTGATGGTGCTCGACACGGGCCGGGCGAGCGCGGGCCGCGTGGGCGAGGGCACCCGGCTGGACACCTCGATCGAGGCGGCGCTGCTGCTCGGTGGGCTCGCGGCGGCCGCGGGCGACACCGTGGACCTGCTGGCCTACGACCGCGAAGTGCGGGCCGAGGTCACCGGCGTCGGCGGCAATCAGCTGCCGTTGAAACTCATGCACACCCTCGCCGGGGTGACGCCGCGGCTGGTGGACACCGACGCCGACGGCCTGGTGCGCACGGTGGTGTCCCGGGTGCGCAGGCGGGCGCTGGTCGTCTGGTTCACCAGTCTGGACGGACCCACCGTCTCCGAACATCTGCTGCCCGCCCTGCCGACGCTGCTGCGCAGGCACCGGGTGCTCATCGTGTCGGTGACCGATCCGGAGATCGCCGCGGCGGCGCGGGACCGGTCGTCCGCGGCGGCCGTCTACACCGCGGCCGCGGCCGAGACGGTGCTCGCCGAACGGGCGCTCGTGCGGGAGACCCTGCGCAGGCGCGGGGTCGACGTGGTGACCGCCGCGCCGGATCAGCTGCCCGAGGCGCTGGCCGACGAATATCTGGAGCTGAAGCAGTCCGGCTCGCTGTGA
- a CDS encoding FHA domain-containing protein FhaB/FipA, with translation MQGLILQLTRAGFLLLLWLFVWAVLRTLRSDIYAASGIRIQPRATRGSRGSLGLPSFSRGQKGAKYLVVTHGSLAGTRITLGTQPVLIGRADDSTLVLTDDYASTRHARLSQRGDDWYVEDLGSTNGTYLDRAKVTTAVRVPLGTPVRVGKTVIELRS, from the coding sequence GTGCAGGGATTGATCCTGCAATTGACCCGCGCGGGGTTCCTGCTGCTGCTCTGGTTGTTCGTCTGGGCCGTTCTGCGGACCTTGCGCAGCGATATCTACGCGGCATCCGGCATCCGGATACAGCCGAGGGCCACCCGCGGATCGCGCGGCTCCCTCGGTCTGCCTTCCTTCAGCCGAGGCCAGAAGGGCGCCAAGTATCTAGTGGTGACTCATGGTTCACTCGCCGGCACTCGAATCACCCTCGGCACGCAGCCGGTCCTCATCGGCCGCGCCGACGATTCGACGCTGGTACTCACCGACGACTACGCCTCGACCAGGCACGCGCGACTGTCTCAGCGTGGTGACGACTGGTACGTGGAAGACCTCGGTTCCACCAACGGCACATATCTCGACCGCGCGAAAGTCACCACCGCTGTCCGTGTTCCGCTCGGCACTCCGGTCCGGGTCGGCAAAACTGTGATCGAGCTGCGATCGTGA